From Lagenorhynchus albirostris chromosome 10, mLagAlb1.1, whole genome shotgun sequence, the proteins below share one genomic window:
- the ELOVL2 gene encoding elongation of very long chain fatty acids protein 2, which translates to MSTAEHLKAFDGEINAFLDNMFGPRDSRVRGWFLLDSYLPTFSLTVLYLLSIWLGNRYMRSRPALSLRGVLTLYNLGITLLSAYMLAELILSSWEGGYNLQCQDLTSAGEADIRVAEVLWWYYFSKLIEFLDTIFFVLRKKTSQITFLHVYHHASMFNIWWCVLNWIPCGQSFFGPTLNSFIHILMYTYYGLSVFPSMRKYLWWKKYLTQAQLVQFVLTVTHTMSAVVRPCGFPFGCLIFQSSYMLTLVILFLNFYVQTYRKKPMKKDGEDPHAGQEVKNGFSKAYFTATNGITNKKAQ; encoded by the exons ATTCTCGAGTCAGAGGGTGGTTCCTGTTGGACTCCTACCTTCCCACCTTTTCTCTCACTGTCTTATACCTGCTCTCCATATGGCTGGGCAACAGATACATGAGGAGCAGACCTGCTCTTTCCCTCAGGGGCGTCCTCACCTTGTACAATCTTGGAATCACGCTTCTCTCCGCGTACATGCTGGCAGAG CTTATTCTCTCCAGTTGGGAAGGAGGCTACAACTTACAGTGTCAGGATCTTACCAGTGCAGGGGAAGCCGACATCCGG GTAGCCGAAGTGTTATGGTGGTACTACTTCTCCAAATTAATAGAGTTCCTGGACACGATCTTTTTTGTGTTGCGGAAAAAAACCAGTCAGATTACCTTTCTTCACGTATACCATCATGCCTCTATGTTTAACATCTGGTGGTGCGTTTTGAACTGGATACCTTGTGGGCAAA GTTTCTTTGGACCCACCCTGAACAGCTTCATCCACATCCTCATGTACACTTACTATGGCCTTTCCGTGTTTCCATCTATGCGCAAGTATCTTTGGTGGAAGAAGTATCTCACGCAGGCTCAGCTG GTGCAGTTCGTGCTCACCGTCACCCACACCATGAGCGCTGTCGTGAGGCCCTGTGGCTTCCCCTTCGGCTGTCTCATCTTCCAGTCTTCTTATATGCTGACGCTGGTCATCCTGTTCTTAAACTTCTATGTTCAG ACATACCGGAAAAAGCCAATGAAGAAAGATGGGGAAGACCCACATGCAGGGCAAGAAGTTAAGAATGGCTTTTCCAAAGCCTACTTCACTGCGACAAATGGAATAACAAACAAGAAAGCACAATAA